Proteins encoded by one window of Moorella humiferrea:
- a CDS encoding glycoside hydrolase family 13 protein, whose product MVFHGSHHRFRQPLAPNVILLRLKIPRGKRARCLILYEDGGIKTTPMYLYAATPHYLYYQGEVEVSRPGECRYFFRCQLEEGEPFYIFDGVNGPGRPFLYRWDPANIYEVPPWVYDAVSYQIFPDRFYNGDPRNDPPGTEPWGGIPTRDNFFGGDLEGIWQKIPYLQFLGINTIWLNPIFASPSNHRYNTSDYLKIDPALGDEKSLHRLVEGLHAANMRLILDGVFNHTGTEFFAFKDVLVKGAASSYRDWYYFEGFPVQMEPRPNYLCWWNIPSLPKLKVENPEVREYLLGVGTYWLREAGIDGWRLDVPNEVEPSFWREFRRQVKETKADAYIVGEIWRDARFWLLNGYFDGVMNYLFRDLVLDFFARRRFSISTLDFLLGLIRLRYPEAANFALLNLLGSHDTARVITAFQQGLTERMGHTVTYEEAVRRLRPALILQFTYPGIPLIYYGDEVGLTGGPDPDCRQTMPWEPQRWDQELLRLYRRLIKLRRSLPPLKGGFFQPLFTDDGTDVYAFARRLKNEKVVVVINASDFPQSVSLRAEELGLQEDEVWADALNGRYFTVVSGQMLLPLEANWGAVLYRYKRNFVLSPWPGTSCRPPAE is encoded by the coding sequence ATGGTTTTCCACGGGAGCCATCACCGGTTTCGCCAGCCCCTAGCGCCCAATGTGATCCTCCTGCGCTTAAAAATTCCCCGAGGAAAAAGGGCCCGCTGCCTCATCCTTTATGAAGACGGCGGCATTAAGACGACGCCCATGTATCTATATGCGGCGACCCCCCATTACCTCTACTACCAGGGGGAAGTAGAGGTTTCCCGCCCCGGGGAATGCAGGTACTTTTTCCGCTGCCAGTTAGAGGAAGGTGAGCCCTTTTACATATTCGATGGAGTAAATGGCCCCGGCCGCCCTTTCCTTTACCGCTGGGATCCTGCCAACATTTATGAGGTACCCCCTTGGGTTTACGATGCCGTCTCCTACCAGATTTTCCCCGACCGCTTTTACAACGGCGACCCCCGCAACGATCCACCGGGGACCGAGCCGTGGGGCGGCATTCCCACCAGGGATAACTTCTTCGGCGGGGATTTGGAGGGCATATGGCAGAAAATCCCTTACCTCCAGTTCCTCGGCATCAACACCATATGGCTGAATCCTATCTTTGCTTCGCCGTCCAACCACCGCTACAATACCAGCGACTACTTAAAAATCGATCCGGCCCTGGGGGACGAAAAATCCCTCCACCGCCTGGTTGAGGGTCTCCATGCCGCAAACATGCGGCTGATCCTGGACGGCGTCTTCAACCATACAGGTACGGAATTTTTCGCCTTTAAAGACGTCCTAGTTAAAGGAGCCGCCTCTTCCTATAGGGATTGGTACTATTTTGAAGGCTTCCCCGTGCAGATGGAACCGCGGCCCAATTACCTCTGCTGGTGGAACATACCCAGCCTACCCAAATTAAAAGTGGAGAACCCCGAAGTGCGGGAGTACCTGCTGGGGGTGGGCACTTACTGGTTGCGCGAAGCCGGCATCGATGGTTGGCGTCTGGACGTGCCCAACGAGGTAGAGCCTTCCTTCTGGCGGGAATTCCGCCGTCAGGTTAAAGAAACTAAAGCCGACGCCTATATTGTGGGCGAGATCTGGCGCGACGCCCGCTTCTGGCTCCTGAACGGATACTTCGACGGGGTGATGAACTATCTCTTCCGCGATTTGGTTCTGGACTTTTTCGCCCGCCGCCGTTTTTCCATATCCACTCTGGATTTTCTCCTGGGGCTTATCCGCCTGCGCTATCCCGAGGCGGCAAACTTCGCCCTTTTAAACCTCCTCGGCAGCCATGACACCGCCAGGGTGATCACCGCCTTCCAGCAGGGTCTGACCGAACGGATGGGCCACACCGTCACCTATGAAGAGGCGGTGAGGCGCCTGCGCCCGGCTTTAATCCTCCAGTTTACCTATCCGGGCATCCCACTGATCTATTACGGCGACGAAGTAGGCCTGACGGGCGGGCCTGATCCCGACTGCCGCCAAACCATGCCCTGGGAACCCCAGCGATGGGATCAGGAACTTTTACGCCTCTACCGTCGGTTAATAAAATTAAGGAGGAGCCTCCCGCCTTTAAAGGGCGGTTTCTTCCAGCCTCTTTTTACCGACGACGGGACCGATGTTTATGCCTTCGCGCGGCGCTTGAAAAACGAGAAGGTTGTCGTGGTTATAAATGCCAGTGATTTTCCCCAGTCTGTAAGCCTTCGGGCAGAGGAACTGGGGCTTCAGGAAGACGAGGTTTGGGCCGACGCTTTAAACGGCCGGTATTTTACAGTAGTAAGCGGCCAGATGCTTTTGCCCTTAGAGGCTAACTGGGGGGCGGTGCTGTACAGGTACAAACGCAATTTCGTCCTTTCCCCTTGGCCTGGTACATCATGTCGTCCACCCGCTGAATGA
- a CDS encoding diguanylate cyclase, which produces MDMIPGKRILIVEDSKLQARITADILSRHGYSTDFADTAEGTLKKISSPEGPDLILMDIDLGEGMNGASLAKHLQQIKDVPVVFLTAMSTPEVLEQVRKVARYGYVLKGAPEHVLVSTVEMALKLHEIISQARMYRRIFEESLTEVYIFHLKTLKFLAVNRGARENLGYTMEELREMTPLDLKPELDFPKFKALLDPLLKGEQEKVVFETVHRRKDGTTYPVEVHLQQFEHMGEKVGTAVVIDLTVRRRMEEELVKSRQEYLELAEDAPIGILKCDRRGNITYVNQKVPEILGSPSIEETKKINLLTFHQMIKFGLSQRLEDCLQNNRSDTYEVHYESKWGKKVWLRVHVKPLANKNEVTGAQMIIDDITQKKRLEEENRRREERLRLMLKGIPSPAWLISRERRILAQNKAAAELFGTKEGDYCWQGIHGGEYLPKEYREAIQKTGVPLPGTKCYFCRGDEALAANEPLNSEVEFAEGVWDTWWVPQGEDVYVHYAVDVTRYKKMEEELYRLSITDPLTGVYNRRYFIQTLEQEIERVRRSGQPLSVIMADLDHFKNINDRFGHAVGDQVLKAMAASFKERLRKTDCLARWGGEEFVILLPDTTAEGGALLAEDLRRRLSQMEIPGVGHVTASFGVTGYLPGDTVDTIIQRVDDMMYQAKGKGRNCVCTCTAPPPS; this is translated from the coding sequence ATGGACATGATACCGGGTAAACGAATATTAATAGTAGAAGACAGCAAGCTTCAGGCCAGGATAACTGCCGATATTCTAAGCAGGCATGGATATAGCACAGATTTTGCCGACACCGCGGAAGGGACCCTTAAGAAGATATCCAGTCCAGAGGGTCCCGATCTCATTCTAATGGATATAGATCTGGGAGAAGGGATGAACGGAGCGTCCCTCGCCAAACACCTACAGCAGATAAAAGACGTGCCTGTGGTGTTTCTCACCGCCATGTCCACCCCGGAGGTACTTGAGCAAGTACGTAAAGTTGCGCGCTACGGCTACGTTTTGAAGGGCGCGCCGGAACACGTGCTGGTGTCTACCGTAGAGATGGCCCTTAAGCTCCATGAAATCATCTCTCAGGCGCGGATGTACCGCAGGATATTTGAAGAGTCCTTGACGGAGGTTTATATCTTTCACCTCAAAACGTTAAAATTTCTGGCGGTCAACCGCGGGGCCAGAGAAAACCTCGGATACACCATGGAAGAATTAAGGGAGATGACGCCCTTGGATCTCAAGCCGGAACTTGATTTTCCCAAATTTAAGGCCCTTCTTGACCCTTTGCTTAAGGGCGAGCAAGAAAAAGTAGTGTTTGAGACGGTACATCGGCGCAAAGACGGCACCACCTACCCGGTGGAGGTCCACCTGCAGCAATTCGAACATATGGGGGAAAAAGTGGGAACGGCAGTAGTAATCGACTTGACGGTGCGCCGGAGGATGGAAGAAGAACTTGTAAAGAGCCGCCAGGAGTACCTGGAACTGGCCGAGGATGCCCCCATAGGCATCTTAAAATGCGATCGCCGGGGCAATATTACTTATGTAAATCAAAAGGTGCCGGAAATATTGGGATCGCCGTCAATAGAAGAGACCAAAAAGATTAATCTCCTCACCTTCCACCAAATGATTAAATTCGGTTTATCCCAAAGACTCGAAGACTGCCTTCAAAACAACAGAAGCGATACTTATGAAGTCCACTATGAATCCAAATGGGGCAAAAAAGTATGGCTGCGGGTGCATGTAAAACCCCTGGCAAACAAAAATGAAGTGACGGGCGCGCAGATGATAATTGATGATATTACCCAAAAGAAACGGCTGGAAGAAGAAAACAGGCGCCGGGAAGAGCGGCTGCGGCTGATGCTTAAAGGCATTCCCAGCCCGGCCTGGCTGATTTCCCGGGAACGCCGCATCCTGGCCCAGAATAAAGCCGCGGCAGAATTATTTGGCACCAAAGAAGGCGATTACTGCTGGCAGGGCATCCACGGCGGGGAATATTTGCCTAAAGAATACAGGGAAGCCATACAAAAAACCGGTGTCCCTCTACCCGGCACGAAATGTTACTTCTGCCGCGGCGACGAGGCCCTGGCCGCCAACGAACCCCTGAACAGCGAAGTGGAATTCGCTGAGGGCGTCTGGGATACGTGGTGGGTCCCCCAGGGCGAAGACGTGTACGTCCATTACGCCGTGGACGTCACCCGGTATAAAAAGATGGAAGAAGAGCTTTATCGTCTGTCCATAACGGATCCGTTAACCGGTGTATATAACCGCCGCTATTTCATCCAGACCCTGGAACAAGAAATCGAGCGCGTCCGGCGTAGCGGTCAGCCCTTATCGGTGATCATGGCCGATCTAGATCATTTTAAAAACATCAACGACCGTTTCGGACACGCCGTCGGCGACCAGGTTCTAAAGGCCATGGCAGCCTCTTTTAAGGAAAGGCTGCGCAAGACGGACTGCCTTGCCCGCTGGGGCGGGGAGGAATTCGTCATTCTTTTACCCGACACGACGGCAGAAGGAGGCGCCCTTCTGGCCGAAGACCTGCGCCGGCGTCTAAGCCAGATGGAGATCCCCGGCGTGGGACATGTGACGGCCAGCTTCGGGGTTACCGGATACTTACCGGGAGATACCGTCGACACCATCATTCAGCGGGTGGACGACATGATGTACCAGGCCAAGGGGAAAGGACGAAATTGCGTTTGTACCTGTACAGCACCGCCCCCCAGTTAG
- a CDS encoding DUF4405 domain-containing protein, whose protein sequence is MPERRPGRLLFITWQVLPSGRQGRGSVEATFIFSRHEWVDFHAWLAVIAVVLLVIHIALHWSWIVATTKRLRQRI, encoded by the coding sequence TTGCCGGAACGGCGGCCAGGACGATTACTGTTCATCACCTGGCAGGTTCTGCCGTCCGGCAGGCAGGGCAGGGGAAGCGTGGAGGCCACTTTCATTTTCAGCCGCCACGAATGGGTTGATTTTCACGCATGGCTGGCGGTGATTGCAGTTGTTTTGCTTGTTATTCACATTGCCCTGCACTGGAGCTGGATCGTGGCGACGACGAAGCGTTTACGCCAGAGGATTTAA
- a CDS encoding 1,4-alpha-glucan branching protein domain-containing protein → MALSPQAAHGYLALFLHAHLPYLPAGKRGTGLEEKWLYEALTESYLPLLLKWETLAGEGVDFSLTLSLSPTLIAMLGEKERQERYALYLEGLKELALKELERTAGDPHFQPLAEFYYQRLQEVAAAFNKYGGDLLTPLKRLRDRGHLEIVTTCATHGYLPLMLTREARYAQIKIALDFFAAHMGWTPGGFWLPECGYAPGLEKLLARAGIKYFIVAAHGMVNAVPEPPAAVYAPVKVGGVACFGRDWETSHQVWSRTEGYPGDPVYREFYRDIGYDLDFHYLAPYLIGGVRGDTGFKYYRITGRTEVKEPYDYRAARTRAAEHARDFMAKRERQVLAWAGAAGGAPIVVAPYDAELFGHWWFEGPDWLEDVLRLAAAGGTMRLTTLAAYLENHPPVQEIKMGPSSWGEGGYNRVWLNELNDWIYPPLHRAEKAMVAMASNPPPRDALGERALRQAARELLLAQSSDWPFILTNRTVVDYARRRLKTHLANFFRLYRDYREGKINEVFLSRLEARHGLFPHLDYSLYRQGHYPNHVAPVVVMLSWEYPPHHVGGLGIHVRDLAEALVKRGCPVHVLTPGPGGRRAAEVRKGVYLHYLPFSFKPETFEDFLYWVLEFNIAAAARANGLRNHLPPGGVIIHAHDWLAAWAGRELREAWGVPLVCTIHATEYGRNRGLHNDCQRTIHEIERELAAAADRIICCSRYMAAEVQSLFKQPAGKIKVIPNAVRPVQVQPVAGDRQVILYVGRLVIEKGVQVLIAAFARLLKFYPRAELIIAGRGPYEGELIALAVNLGIGGKVRFLGFVTEEERNKLLGQSTVAVFPSLYEPFGIVALEAMSAGVPVIVSRTGGLAEIVEDGVTGLAFTPGDPDDLLRCLLAVLSNPGRAQKLSRHARAKVAQDYTWDAVAEETLALYKEMMQCAPTTTS, encoded by the coding sequence ATGGCTTTGAGCCCACAAGCGGCCCACGGCTACCTCGCCCTTTTCCTCCACGCCCACCTGCCCTACCTGCCGGCGGGCAAAAGGGGGACGGGCCTGGAGGAGAAATGGCTCTACGAAGCCCTGACGGAATCTTACCTGCCCCTGTTGTTAAAGTGGGAAACCCTGGCCGGCGAAGGCGTAGATTTCAGCCTCACCCTTTCCCTGTCCCCGACATTGATCGCCATGCTGGGGGAAAAGGAACGCCAGGAACGCTATGCCCTTTACCTGGAAGGGCTGAAGGAACTGGCCCTTAAGGAGCTGGAGCGGACGGCAGGGGATCCCCATTTTCAGCCCCTGGCGGAATTTTATTACCAGCGCCTACAAGAAGTGGCTGCGGCCTTTAATAAATACGGGGGCGACCTGTTGACGCCTTTAAAACGGCTGCGGGATCGCGGCCACCTGGAAATCGTCACGACCTGCGCCACCCACGGTTATCTGCCCCTCATGCTCACGAGGGAAGCCAGATACGCCCAGATAAAAATCGCCCTGGACTTTTTTGCCGCCCACATGGGATGGACGCCTGGCGGGTTCTGGTTGCCGGAGTGCGGCTATGCGCCGGGGCTGGAAAAACTGCTGGCCAGGGCCGGGATTAAATATTTCATTGTTGCCGCCCACGGCATGGTGAACGCCGTCCCGGAACCGCCGGCGGCAGTGTATGCCCCGGTCAAGGTCGGTGGCGTCGCCTGTTTCGGCCGGGACTGGGAGACTTCCCACCAGGTGTGGAGCCGCACCGAGGGCTATCCCGGGGACCCCGTCTACCGCGAGTTTTACCGCGACATTGGCTATGACCTGGACTTCCACTATTTGGCGCCCTACCTCATCGGCGGCGTGCGGGGCGACACCGGCTTTAAATACTACCGCATCACCGGCAGGACCGAGGTCAAAGAGCCCTACGACTACCGGGCGGCCCGGACCAGGGCGGCGGAACATGCCCGGGACTTTATGGCCAAGCGCGAGCGGCAGGTGCTGGCATGGGCCGGGGCGGCGGGAGGTGCGCCCATCGTGGTGGCGCCATACGACGCCGAGCTTTTCGGGCACTGGTGGTTTGAGGGCCCCGACTGGTTGGAAGACGTCCTGCGCCTGGCGGCAGCAGGAGGGACCATGAGGCTCACGACTCTGGCGGCTTATTTAGAAAATCACCCGCCGGTGCAGGAAATAAAGATGGGGCCGTCCAGTTGGGGGGAAGGGGGGTACAACCGCGTCTGGCTCAATGAGCTAAACGACTGGATTTACCCGCCCTTGCACCGGGCGGAAAAGGCCATGGTCGCCATGGCCTCCAACCCGCCGCCCCGCGACGCCCTGGGCGAGCGGGCCTTACGGCAGGCGGCCCGGGAGCTGCTCCTCGCCCAGAGCAGCGACTGGCCCTTCATCCTTACCAACAGAACGGTGGTGGACTACGCCCGGCGGCGCCTAAAAACCCATTTAGCCAACTTTTTCCGCCTGTACCGGGACTACCGGGAAGGGAAAATAAACGAAGTCTTCCTGTCACGCCTTGAGGCCCGCCACGGCCTTTTCCCCCATCTGGACTACAGCCTTTATCGCCAAGGCCATTACCCAAACCACGTTGCCCCGGTTGTTGTCATGCTGAGCTGGGAGTACCCGCCCCACCATGTGGGCGGCCTGGGCATCCACGTCCGCGACCTGGCGGAAGCTCTGGTAAAGAGGGGGTGCCCGGTCCACGTCCTCACCCCCGGTCCCGGCGGGCGGAGAGCGGCCGAGGTGCGGAAGGGCGTATACCTCCATTATCTACCCTTCAGTTTTAAGCCGGAAACCTTTGAGGATTTTCTGTACTGGGTCCTGGAATTCAACATAGCTGCGGCCGCCAGGGCTAATGGCTTACGCAACCATTTACCCCCCGGCGGGGTGATCATCCATGCCCACGACTGGCTGGCGGCGTGGGCGGGCCGAGAACTGCGCGAGGCATGGGGGGTGCCGCTGGTTTGCACCATACATGCCACCGAGTACGGCCGCAATCGGGGCCTGCACAACGACTGCCAGCGCACCATCCACGAGATCGAAAGGGAACTGGCGGCAGCCGCCGACCGGATAATCTGTTGCAGCCGTTACATGGCCGCAGAAGTCCAGAGTCTCTTTAAGCAACCTGCGGGCAAAATAAAAGTAATCCCCAACGCCGTCCGGCCGGTACAGGTCCAACCGGTGGCGGGGGACAGGCAGGTTATCCTCTACGTGGGACGGCTGGTGATCGAAAAAGGGGTGCAGGTGCTCATAGCCGCCTTCGCCCGCCTCCTTAAGTTTTATCCCCGGGCGGAATTAATCATCGCCGGCAGGGGACCATATGAAGGGGAACTGATAGCCCTGGCCGTAAATCTAGGCATAGGGGGGAAGGTGCGGTTTTTAGGTTTCGTCACCGAAGAAGAGCGAAACAAGCTCCTGGGACAGAGCACCGTCGCCGTCTTTCCCAGCCTCTACGAACCCTTCGGCATCGTGGCCCTGGAAGCCATGTCGGCCGGGGTGCCGGTGATCGTGTCCCGCACCGGCGGATTGGCGGAAATAGTAGAAGACGGGGTGACGGGTCTCGCCTTTACCCCCGGCGACCCGGACGACCTGTTGCGCTGCCTGCTGGCCGTTTTAAGCAATCCCGGTCGGGCACAAAAGTTAAGCCGCCATGCCCGGGCTAAAGTAGCGCAAGATTATACCTGGGACGCAGTGGCCGAGGAAACCCTCGCCCTTTATAAGGAGATGATGCAATGCGCGCCCACCACAACTTCATAG
- a CDS encoding DUF4912 domain-containing protein has protein sequence MGGGAFGRAANELVCLLQDPRTLFVYWAFSPERMQVVRDFLDKFHPASPLVLRLVCKASPTHSREITLTFRPSGSHYFRDVDPSFAYHVELGLKTTRGQFLVLARTPGIIPGPFWAGQKAGEEAGAVKADKADKGEKELRNFISHRS, from the coding sequence ATGGGAGGTGGCGCCTTCGGCAGGGCGGCGAACGAACTGGTCTGTTTGCTGCAAGATCCCCGGACCCTTTTCGTTTATTGGGCCTTTTCCCCTGAAAGGATGCAGGTTGTCAGGGATTTTCTAGATAAATTTCATCCCGCTTCCCCGTTGGTCCTGCGGTTGGTGTGCAAAGCCTCTCCCACCCACAGCCGGGAAATAACCCTGACCTTTCGACCCTCTGGCAGCCACTACTTCCGCGACGTAGACCCGAGCTTTGCCTATCATGTCGAGCTGGGCTTAAAAACTACCCGGGGTCAGTTTTTAGTTTTAGCCCGCACCCCTGGAATTATACCGGGACCCTTTTGGGCCGGGCAGAAGGCGGGAGAAGAAGCCGGGGCAGTCAAGGCAGATAAGGCAGATAAAGGCGAAAAAGAATTAAGAAATTTCATAAGTCATCGTTCTTAA